One Candidatus Zixiibacteriota bacterium genomic window, ATAACTAAAGAAATTAAAAATAGTAAGATGAGAATGACAGGGGGAAAAAGTAGTAGTAACAAACGTCCCTCACCAAACTTCGGAAGTATCCCAAATGTTTTTCTCATCCGTTTTCTTTCCTCAGAAAGAAAATCCTCAAATAGCAAAATATCTCTATTGCCAATCAGTTTTTTAATTCTCGGTCGAAGTTCTCTATTTAGATATCTTGCTAATCTGACAATGTTTATGTCGTGGGTAGAGAAAGACCAAGATAGAGAATAGAACGGCAGAGGAGCGAGTAACAAAAAATAAAGAACCGAAATACTGCTATCTAAAGCGTAACCTAAGTTTAGAAAACTTACCCCAGCAGTGACTATTATTCCTATCAAAAGAATTTGGTAATTTAAAAGACTTTGTTGGTAATCAACTCGCTTTGAAATCTGTCCTGATAGATTTTTGTACTCTTCTAAATGTATGCCCAACTCACTCAGTTGGTTTTTTTCCTTTTCACCTTCCACCTGATCGTCGTTCTGTCTCATAGTTATTAATCCTTAATTTATAAAAGAGGATAGGGGCACGGCATGCCGTGCCCCTACCATTTATTTTAAATTAACTTCCCATAAACCTTAATCACATCTCCGTTGATAGATTTTGCCTCTTCCGAGCAGAGGAAGAGAATCGTATTCGCCACGTCCTCTGGCTCGACCCATTTGGATGGGTCTGGCTTAGTGATGGATTTGAGGTTTGCCTCTGTTTTCACTAGGCTCAATGCCACTGCATTTACGTTTATTCCTGAATCTTTTACCTCTTTCGCCAGAGTCTCAGTCAAGGTAATCAAAGCTGACTTTGAGGCAGAATACGCACCCGCACCAGCGACCGGCTCCAAAGCCATTTTTGCCGAGATATTCACGATCTTACCATAATTTTGTTTCAGCATATAAGGTATAACGAATTTCGAGCACAAGAAAGCAGATTTCAGATTCAGATTGAAAAGGAAATCCCAGGTTTTCTCTTCGAGGTCAACGATATGAGCAGAGGGAGCAAATCCACCCACACCATTAACAAGAATATCAATCTTGCCAAACCTCTGAAACGTTTCCTCCATAAGCTGGCGTACCTGTTCAGCAATCGTGACATCAACTTTTTTCCCGGAAAGATTTTGTCTGAATTCTGAGAGCTTTGACAAAACCTCATTGAATTCCTCTTCCCTTTTACAGGTGACTATGACTTTTGCACCCTCGGAAAGGAAAGTTTTTGTGATAACCCTGCCGATGGCACCGGTTCCGCCGGTGATAATGGCGATTTTATCTTTTAATTTCATTTTTTCCTTCCCTCCCTCGTAAGGAGGGTGAGATTTTGTGTCCCCCCTCACCCTATCCCTCTCCCACCAGGGGAGAGGGAATTTATCTCTTTGCTCGATGAATCGAGCGACTACAATCATAGTTTTGCGGGGCTGGGAGCCCCGTATACGAGAATTAAAGGTGTTTAATCCTCGTGGGTCGGGCACCCTTGCCCGACTATCCTTCTATTTTTTTTTCGAAGACCTCATTTATCAGACTTGCCTACACGGGTAGCATTCCATAAGAGGGAGATTATTATAGCAAAACAGACCAGGGCTAACCAGTGTCCGAAATTACCGGAAAGGCTCACTGCTTCATGCGATTCGTAAAATGTCGCATAAGCCGGGATTAAGGCAATTAAAAAAGCTATCAGAACACCAACTAAAGCATCACCTGCTACCAATCCTGAGCCG contains:
- a CDS encoding SDR family oxidoreductase, giving the protein MKLKDKIAIITGGTGAIGRVITKTFLSEGAKVIVTCKREEEFNEVLSKLSEFRQNLSGKKVDVTIAEQVRQLMEETFQRFGKIDILVNGVGGFAPSAHIVDLEEKTWDFLFNLNLKSAFLCSKFVIPYMLKQNYGKIVNISAKMALEPVAGAGAYSASKSALITLTETLAKEVKDSGINVNAVALSLVKTEANLKSITKPDPSKWVEPEDVANTILFLCSEEAKSINGDVIKVYGKLI